In the genome of Bacillus sp. S3, one region contains:
- a CDS encoding amino acid permease — MQQELGNQPKELKRSMKSRHLFMLSIGGVIGTGLFLGSGYAIGEAGPAGSIVAYLVGGLLMYLVMVCLGELSVVMPVSGSFQAHTEKFIGPASGFMIGWTYWLSWAIYVGLEFIAAGLLMARWFPDVPIWVWCAVFTLLLFGINALTARGFAEMEYWFSAIKVLAVILFIVIGGAAVFGLIPIQGESPPFLSNFFGDGLFPMGFIGVFISMMTVVYSFMGSEIMGVAAGETEDPEKSIPKAIRSIIIRILLFYVLATFVLSAIVPWKEAGVLESPFVTVFDMIGIPYAADIMNFVILTAILSVGNTGLFACARILFSLSQSGHAPRSFGKVNKRGVPMNALIVSLAFALLSLLTSVVAEETLFVVLLAISGVGGLVTWMAIALAQYKFRKQYIASGAKLEDLKYKVPFFPLVPIACFIMCIGIVVFTAFDPTQRTSLYIGFGFVVACYVFYHFKFTRKATIETNSQHDKIGH; from the coding sequence ATGCAGCAAGAACTAGGTAATCAACCAAAAGAATTAAAACGTTCAATGAAAAGTAGACATTTATTTATGCTTTCCATAGGCGGAGTCATTGGAACTGGTCTTTTTCTAGGATCCGGATATGCGATTGGTGAGGCCGGACCTGCAGGATCGATTGTTGCCTATTTGGTCGGTGGATTACTTATGTACTTGGTCATGGTTTGCCTTGGAGAACTATCCGTCGTGATGCCGGTATCAGGCTCCTTTCAGGCCCATACAGAGAAATTTATCGGTCCTGCCTCCGGGTTTATGATTGGCTGGACCTACTGGTTGAGTTGGGCTATTTATGTAGGACTGGAGTTTATTGCGGCCGGTTTGCTAATGGCCAGATGGTTTCCAGATGTACCAATATGGGTATGGTGTGCAGTTTTCACCTTACTTTTGTTTGGTATTAACGCTTTGACGGCAAGAGGCTTTGCCGAGATGGAATATTGGTTCTCTGCGATAAAGGTACTTGCTGTCATTCTTTTTATCGTGATTGGTGGAGCTGCCGTGTTCGGATTGATTCCGATCCAGGGGGAATCTCCCCCATTCCTTTCAAATTTTTTCGGTGATGGATTATTTCCAATGGGATTCATTGGTGTATTTATTTCGATGATGACAGTCGTGTATTCATTTATGGGTTCGGAAATTATGGGTGTTGCAGCAGGTGAAACAGAGGATCCTGAAAAGAGTATCCCAAAGGCCATTCGTAGTATCATTATCCGTATTTTACTTTTCTATGTACTTGCAACCTTTGTCTTATCAGCCATTGTTCCGTGGAAAGAAGCGGGGGTTCTCGAAAGCCCGTTTGTAACTGTGTTCGATATGATTGGAATTCCCTATGCAGCTGATATTATGAATTTCGTTATTTTAACAGCCATTCTTTCGGTGGGAAATACAGGTTTGTTTGCTTGTGCGAGAATCCTTTTTTCCCTTTCACAAAGTGGGCATGCCCCTCGTTCATTCGGAAAGGTAAATAAGCGCGGTGTACCTATGAACGCATTGATCGTGTCTCTCGCTTTTGCCTTGTTGTCCTTGCTGACTAGTGTCGTAGCAGAAGAAACATTATTTGTGGTGCTTCTTGCTATCAGTGGTGTTGGAGGATTGGTTACGTGGATGGCGATAGCGCTTGCACAGTATAAATTTCGTAAACAGTATATTGCGAGTGGTGCAAAGTTGGAGGATTTGAAATATAAAGTTCCTTTCTTCCCTTTAGTTCCGATTGCGTGCTTCATCATGTGCATTGGAATCGTCGTGTTTACCGCTTTCGATCCAACACAGCGGACATCTTTGTACATAGGATTCGGCTTTGTTGTCGCATGCTATGTTTTTTACCATTTTAAATTTACTAGAAAAGCTACAATCGAAACAAATAGCCAACATGATAAAATAGGGCATTGA
- a CDS encoding mechanosensitive ion channel family protein, translating to MNYISELLKEFEIDPTIAGYLSTMIMILLIWMICVAAHFITRKVVIRVIAHIVKNNKFTWDKILLERRVFHKLSHFVPAIIIYFFSSTFPSYQNLIENSAIAYLIIVGLLVMSSLLNAINDIYQTYEISKIKPIKGYIQVINIIVITFGVIMVIANLIGKSPLVFLSGIGALSAVLMLVFKDSLLGLVAGIQLASNDMVRVGDWIEMPKYGANGDIIDISLNTVKVQNFDKTITMIPSYAMISDSFINWRGMQTSGGRRIKRSLFIDTTSISFCTEEMMKKFYTINLLSDYMNNRESEIEEFNRKNDIDRSNPVNGRALTNIGVFRAYISNYIQHHPGINQEMSLMVRQLEPTEHGLPLEIYAFSNDIRWAVYESVQADIFDHLFAVAQEFGLRLFQNPSGHDLKAMVDESKGEVMNLRG from the coding sequence ATGAATTACATAAGTGAACTGCTTAAAGAATTTGAAATAGATCCCACCATTGCTGGGTATCTTTCTACTATGATTATGATTCTTCTTATCTGGATGATCTGTGTTGCAGCGCATTTTATCACAAGAAAAGTAGTCATCAGGGTGATCGCTCATATTGTGAAAAATAACAAATTCACGTGGGATAAAATACTCTTGGAACGAAGGGTATTCCATAAGTTATCTCATTTTGTTCCTGCCATCATAATCTATTTTTTTTCATCAACCTTTCCAAGCTATCAGAATTTGATAGAAAATAGTGCCATTGCCTATCTTATCATTGTGGGTTTATTGGTGATGAGCAGCTTATTAAATGCGATTAATGATATTTATCAAACCTATGAAATATCGAAGATTAAGCCAATCAAAGGGTATATCCAGGTAATTAATATTATTGTCATAACATTTGGAGTAATAATGGTAATTGCGAACCTGATTGGTAAGAGTCCACTTGTTTTTCTAAGCGGGATTGGTGCGCTTTCCGCCGTACTGATGTTGGTTTTCAAAGATTCGTTATTAGGACTTGTTGCAGGGATTCAATTGGCTTCCAATGATATGGTTCGGGTGGGAGACTGGATTGAAATGCCGAAATACGGGGCAAATGGAGATATCATTGATATTTCTTTAAATACCGTAAAGGTACAAAATTTTGACAAAACGATTACCATGATTCCAAGCTATGCGATGATATCCGATTCCTTTATAAATTGGCGAGGGATGCAAACCTCTGGAGGGCGCCGAATTAAGCGATCATTATTTATTGATACAACTAGTATTTCATTTTGTACCGAGGAGATGATGAAGAAATTTTATACAATCAATCTTCTTTCGGACTATATGAATAATCGGGAAAGTGAAATTGAAGAGTTCAATAGGAAGAACGATATTGATCGGAGCAATCCGGTGAATGGAAGGGCTCTGACCAATATCGGTGTATTTCGGGCGTATATCAGCAATTACATTCAACATCATCCTGGAATCAATCAAGAAATGAGCTTAATGGTCAGACAATTAGAACCAACAGAACATGGGCTGCCACTCGAAATCTATGCATTTTCAAATGATATACGGTGGGCAGTATACGAATCGGTACAAGCTGATATCTTTGACCATCTTTTCGCTGTAGCACAAGAGTTTGGACTGCGCTTATTCCAGAACCCATCGGGTCATGATTTGAAAGCGATGGTGGATGAATCAAAGGGAGAAGTAATGAATCTTAGGGGGTAG
- a CDS encoding dipeptidase yields the protein MGNLSEAISNNHHENIEELKELLRIPSVSSLSEHKEDIQKAASWIADKLKNIGMEHVEIVQTKGHPIIYADWLHRENAPTVLVYGHYDVQPVDPVHLWETPPFEPTIRDEKIFARGATDDKGQTFLHIKAMETLLKVEGKLPVNVKFCIEGEEEIGSPHLSSFLSENKEKLSCDVVVISDSDMWDRGVPAITYSLRGLCALEFSLKTANSDLHSGMFGGGVQNANHLLVQLLATLHDANGKVNVEHFYDDVTELTEYEKEQIKALGFNEEKLKQSLGLTELTGGENDFPYPEKISSRPTLEINGLWGGFQGEGTKTVIPNEAHAKITCRLVHNQNPEKIQQLIKKHLEEHAPKGCTIKVTLGDTGNPFLTPIDSPMIQKAADAYQNVYGKAPVYKREGGSIPIVSDFSHSLHAPVVLMGFGLPDENLHAPNEHFNLENFDKGILTICSFLELLTK from the coding sequence ATGGGAAATTTATCAGAAGCCATATCAAATAATCATCATGAGAATATTGAGGAGTTAAAAGAACTGCTCCGGATTCCGAGCGTCAGTTCCTTATCTGAGCATAAAGAGGACATTCAAAAAGCAGCTTCCTGGATTGCTGATAAATTAAAAAATATAGGAATGGAACATGTGGAAATCGTACAAACAAAAGGACATCCTATTATCTATGCGGACTGGCTTCATCGGGAAAACGCCCCAACCGTCTTAGTGTATGGCCATTATGATGTACAGCCCGTGGACCCTGTTCATTTATGGGAAACTCCTCCGTTTGAACCGACAATCCGTGATGAAAAGATTTTTGCCAGAGGAGCAACAGACGACAAAGGGCAGACGTTCTTACATATCAAAGCAATGGAAACATTATTGAAAGTAGAAGGCAAATTGCCGGTTAATGTAAAATTTTGCATCGAAGGGGAAGAAGAAATCGGTAGTCCCCATCTTTCATCCTTTTTATCCGAAAATAAAGAGAAATTATCCTGTGATGTGGTTGTGATTTCCGATTCTGATATGTGGGACAGAGGAGTGCCAGCGATCACCTATTCATTAAGAGGTCTTTGTGCACTAGAGTTTTCCCTAAAAACCGCAAATTCTGATTTGCACTCAGGCATGTTTGGAGGGGGAGTCCAGAATGCCAATCATTTATTGGTACAGCTGCTTGCAACCCTTCATGATGCAAACGGAAAAGTAAATGTGGAGCATTTTTATGATGATGTCACAGAACTGACTGAATATGAAAAGGAACAAATTAAAGCATTGGGTTTCAATGAAGAAAAGCTGAAACAATCGTTAGGGTTGACGGAATTAACTGGAGGGGAAAATGATTTTCCTTATCCTGAGAAAATTAGTTCCCGGCCAACATTAGAAATAAACGGCCTATGGGGCGGATTTCAAGGAGAAGGAACAAAAACGGTTATCCCGAACGAGGCACATGCCAAAATCACTTGCCGTCTCGTTCACAATCAAAACCCGGAAAAGATTCAGCAATTGATTAAGAAGCATCTGGAAGAACACGCACCCAAAGGTTGCACAATAAAGGTGACTCTTGGCGACACGGGGAATCCGTTTTTAACTCCCATCGACAGTCCGATGATCCAAAAAGCGGCCGATGCGTATCAAAACGTATATGGGAAAGCACCTGTTTACAAACGAGAAGGCGGTTCCATTCCGATTGTATCGGATTTTAGCCATTCCCTACATGCACCTGTTGTTTTAATGGGATTCGGTTTACCAGATGAAAATCTTCATGCACCGAATGAACATTTTAACTTAGAAAACTTTGATAAAGGCATTTTAACCATTTGTTCCTTTTTAGAACTTCTTACTAAGTAA
- a CDS encoding YqcI/YcgG family protein, producing the protein MNDPSLISQLKEWEKNALEKFSIKLSDKEIPFPCIPATIGFSLNQLCYGFIGDPREVSTIHELAELVSNFTEVSRDFGHYTSLIVFYETPEDMKEAYKAEDYEQLFWRHLSGLCAIDCFDWPQDIPTDPHDPIWEFCYHGEKYFMYCATPAHVNRRSRHFEVMLLAITPRWVLQEFNKSQKFAQNIKAQVRKRLANYDSAPIHPDLNSYGSEDNFEWKQYFLRDDDTSLSKCPFHRGLKR; encoded by the coding sequence ATGAATGATCCTTCGCTTATAAGTCAACTAAAAGAGTGGGAAAAAAATGCCTTAGAGAAATTCTCCATTAAATTAAGTGATAAAGAAATACCATTTCCCTGTATCCCAGCCACGATAGGGTTCTCTCTAAATCAGTTGTGCTACGGTTTTATTGGAGATCCGAGGGAAGTTTCCACCATTCACGAACTCGCAGAGTTAGTTAGCAATTTTACGGAAGTTTCAAGGGATTTTGGCCATTATACATCTCTGATTGTTTTTTATGAAACGCCTGAGGATATGAAAGAAGCTTATAAAGCTGAAGATTACGAACAATTATTTTGGCGTCATCTTTCTGGGCTATGTGCTATAGACTGTTTTGATTGGCCACAGGATATCCCTACTGACCCACATGATCCGATTTGGGAATTTTGCTATCATGGTGAAAAGTATTTTATGTATTGTGCCACCCCAGCGCATGTGAATCGAAGAAGCAGGCATTTTGAGGTGATGCTGCTCGCCATTACACCACGTTGGGTTCTTCAGGAGTTTAACAAATCACAGAAATTTGCCCAAAATATAAAAGCTCAGGTTCGCAAAAGGCTGGCAAACTATGACTCCGCCCCGATCCACCCTGATTTAAACAGCTATGGCTCAGAGGATAATTTTGAGTGGAAACAATATTTTCTTCGAGATGACGATACTTCATTATCTAAATGCCCTTTCCACCGAGGACTTAAGAGATAA